One Thermoflexus hugenholtzii JAD2 DNA segment encodes these proteins:
- a CDS encoding DUF4282 domain-containing protein translates to MNWEDFLTFRRMITPYLIQALFWIGVAISILAGCAILFGGITGAGIAGRRDGAGAILGALCLSPLVVLLGILLSRIYAELLIVTFRISETLTDIKELLERQRPTGA, encoded by the coding sequence ATGAACTGGGAAGACTTCCTCACCTTCCGCCGGATGATCACGCCCTATCTCATCCAGGCGCTGTTCTGGATCGGTGTCGCCATCAGCATCTTGGCGGGCTGCGCCATCCTGTTCGGCGGGATCACCGGAGCGGGGATCGCCGGCCGTCGGGATGGAGCCGGGGCGATCCTGGGCGCCCTCTGCCTAAGCCCCCTGGTGGTCCTCCTGGGGATCCTGCTCTCCAGAATCTACGCGGAGCTGCTCATCGTGACCTTCCGGATCAGCGAGACCCTGACGGACATCAAGGAGCTGCTGGAGCGCCAGCGCCCAACCGGGGCGTAA
- a CDS encoding DUF4190 domain-containing protein yields the protein MEAPAIPPSPAASKTSGKAIASLILSLLGLVGVLPLIGSILGIIFGNQAKGEIARSGGDLTGEGLAEAGVIIGWVGLALSVIGTICALLILGSTIGLGFCSALIGGILTSR from the coding sequence ATGGAAGCGCCTGCGATTCCTCCTTCTCCGGCGGCATCGAAAACCAGTGGGAAGGCGATCGCTAGCCTGATCCTGAGCCTCCTTGGCCTGGTGGGCGTGCTCCCCCTCATCGGTTCCATCCTCGGGATCATCTTCGGCAACCAAGCGAAGGGGGAGATCGCCCGCAGCGGCGGGGACCTCACCGGCGAGGGGCTGGCCGAGGCCGGCGTGATCATCGGGTGGGTGGGGCTGGCCCTGAGCGTGATCGGGACGATCTGTGCCCTGCTGATCCTGGGCAGCACCATCGGGCTGGGGTTCTGCTCTGCCCTTATAGGTGGGATCCTCACTTCCCGTTAA
- a CDS encoding MFS transporter → MSTRRARHPFRALRHWNYRLYFIGQLISLSGTWMQTIAQNWLVYRLTGSPAGLGIMNGLSILPLFPLALFGGSLADRFPRRWVILITQSLMMFQAFLLAWLTWSGYVQVWHVWGMAMLLAAFQMLDVPARQAFVVEMVGEEDLGNAIALNSSLFNFARIIGPSLAGLVVATLGEAMAFFLNGVSFLAVIAGLLAMRLPGSTARRVRAGSASDPLAGLARIRADATLWGLVSMVGVSAFLSMPYTVLLPVFARTSLWGSAAPVVGHLCGWVAESRWGEVLLSCAQPEAVAYGLMMGAVGIGAVAGALLAAAYGDTGRRGRMLTWGNLGFPLALLGFSLSRSFPLALAFLILSGMAFVWQNALANTLIQVNVEDAVRGRVMGVYTLAFQMMMRLGGLQAGLMASALGAPAAVALGAAASLGYMLWAHRRYPQIRSLP, encoded by the coding sequence CTGATCTCCCTCAGCGGGACCTGGATGCAAACCATCGCCCAGAACTGGCTGGTCTACCGGCTCACCGGGTCGCCGGCCGGGCTGGGCATCATGAACGGCCTTTCGATCCTGCCCCTCTTCCCCCTGGCGCTGTTCGGCGGCAGCCTGGCCGATCGCTTCCCACGGCGCTGGGTCATCCTGATCACCCAGTCGCTGATGATGTTCCAGGCCTTCCTGCTGGCCTGGCTCACCTGGAGCGGTTATGTCCAGGTCTGGCACGTGTGGGGGATGGCCATGCTGCTGGCGGCCTTTCAGATGCTGGACGTGCCCGCCCGCCAGGCCTTCGTGGTGGAGATGGTGGGGGAAGAGGACCTGGGCAACGCGATCGCCCTGAACTCCTCCCTGTTCAACTTCGCGCGGATCATCGGCCCTTCCCTGGCCGGTCTGGTGGTGGCCACGCTGGGGGAGGCCATGGCCTTCTTCCTCAACGGCGTTTCGTTCCTTGCGGTGATCGCCGGCCTGCTGGCCATGCGATTGCCCGGCTCAACGGCCCGGCGCGTCCGCGCGGGCTCCGCTTCGGATCCCCTGGCCGGGCTGGCTCGCATCCGAGCGGATGCCACGTTGTGGGGCTTGGTGAGCATGGTGGGAGTATCTGCCTTCCTCTCCATGCCCTACACGGTTCTCCTCCCCGTATTCGCCCGTACCTCGCTCTGGGGCAGCGCGGCACCGGTGGTCGGGCACCTCTGCGGATGGGTTGCCGAGAGCCGGTGGGGCGAGGTGCTTCTGTCGTGCGCGCAGCCGGAGGCGGTGGCCTACGGCCTGATGATGGGCGCGGTAGGGATCGGCGCGGTGGCCGGGGCGCTGCTCGCCGCCGCCTATGGGGATACGGGACGCCGGGGGCGGATGCTCACCTGGGGGAACCTGGGCTTCCCGCTGGCGCTGCTGGGGTTTTCCCTTTCCCGTTCTTTCCCCCTGGCGCTGGCGTTCCTGATCCTGAGCGGGATGGCCTTCGTCTGGCAGAACGCCCTGGCCAACACCCTGATCCAGGTGAACGTGGAGGACGCGGTGCGGGGACGGGTGATGGGGGTGTATACCCTGGCTTTCCAGATGATGATGCGGCTGGGCGGGTTACAGGCGGGCCTGATGGCCAGCGCCCTGGGCGCCCCGGCGGCCGTGGCCCTGGGGGCCGCGGCCAGCCTGGGCTACATGCTCTGGGCGCACCGCCGCTACCCGCAGATCCGATCGCTTCCTTAA